In a single window of the Lentisphaerota bacterium genome:
- a CDS encoding zinc-binding dehydrogenase — FKPGEYVYQQGIREGGTMAILAGAGPMGLSAIDLALHGDNRPSILVVTDIDQPRLNRAAAIFSPDHAKKLGIALHYFNTAAAADPVGEMRALTHGKGFDDVFVFAPVAPLCEQGSALLGYNGCLNFFAGPSKPDFKAPINFYDVHYMGHHVVGSSGGNTDDLRDALTLSSQNRINPSVMVTHVGGIDAAAQATMDLVKIPGGKRLVYTHVSMPMTAIADFAAVGKNNPFFAKLAAICDHHNGLWSDEAERCLLDQAPRLEPDAAV, encoded by the coding sequence TTCAAGCCCGGCGAGTACGTCTATCAGCAGGGAATCAGAGAGGGCGGCACCATGGCAATCCTCGCTGGAGCCGGGCCCATGGGCCTGAGCGCGATAGATCTTGCCCTGCACGGCGACAACCGGCCGTCGATCCTGGTGGTCACCGACATCGATCAACCCCGCCTCAACCGCGCAGCGGCGATCTTCTCGCCCGATCACGCCAAGAAACTGGGCATCGCTCTCCATTACTTCAACACCGCCGCAGCGGCCGACCCCGTCGGCGAAATGCGCGCCCTGACCCATGGCAAGGGGTTTGACGATGTCTTCGTCTTTGCGCCGGTCGCGCCGCTCTGCGAGCAGGGCTCTGCACTTCTGGGCTACAACGGATGCCTGAACTTCTTCGCAGGCCCCTCCAAGCCGGACTTCAAGGCACCAATCAACTTCTACGACGTCCACTACATGGGGCACCATGTGGTCGGTTCGTCGGGCGGCAACACCGACGACCTGCGCGACGCGCTCACCCTGTCCTCGCAGAATCGCATCAATCCGTCGGTCATGGTGACCCATGTCGGCGGGATCGACGCCGCCGCGCAGGCGACGATGGACCTGGTCAAGATCCCCGGCGGCAAACGCTTGGTCTACACCCACGTCTCCATGCCGATGACAGCCATCGCCGATTTTGCAGCCGTTGGCAAGAACAACCCGTTCTTCGCCAAACTGGCCGCGATCTGCGATCATCATAACGGCCTGTGGTCGGACGAGGCCGAACGCTGCCTGCTCGACCAAGCACCGCGCTTGGAACCGGACGCCGCTGTGTGA